The window AATTAATGAAAGACTAAAAGATATTGAAGGCACAAACGGGCATAGTGAGATTGAGATAATCTTTGCTAGCGAGGATAAGCTGGAGCATGTAATAAATAATATTCAAAATGTTTTAGAAAACAAGGATGTCGGTGCCTCTAATACTTCGTTCAGTCAGCCTGATATTGACATTCTCAATTCAGAAGAGTTTAAGAATAAACTAGCATCGGGATTTAAAGAACAATTTGTTGTGGAAACAATAGAACATATTGAAAGGATAGAAGGAGATCTACTCGTAAAGCTTGATAAATCTGGAGAAGATCATAACACAATAAACGAATTGTTTAGATGTATGCATAGCATAAAAGGGGGAACCGGGATTATAAGCAGTGCCCTGCAAAGCACAAGCCCAATTTCTCCTGTAGTTAAAAATATATCAATTGTTACTCATTCATTTGAGAATATATTAGAGGTATTTAGGGATAAGAAATTAGTTTTCACTAAACAAATGGTATCACTAGGCTATGAGGTCGTAGATTATCTTAAGGCATGTGTTGATGCTGTACACAGCAATCAGTATGTGGATATATCTATTCAAGATCTGATTGAAAAAATCAGCAAGTCCCTTGATATAGATCAAGGACGGGAAAATAGCATGATAAGTGAAAATACCTATACAGATGAATCCAGGCCGAAGGATTTGAGTCAAAAAAGTACAGTGTTACAAAGTATCAGGGTTGGACAGGACAAGCTGGATAAAATGATGAATACAATAGCAGAGCTCGTTACTACAAAAAACTCCTTTATGCACGTTTCAAAGAGGCTGAATGTGGAATATAACATTCCGGATCTGGCAAAGGAGGTAAAGGAAATCGGTTTTGCAATAAACAGGATATCCGATGAGCTTCAAAACACCATAATGTCGGCAAGAATGGTTGAGGTAAGAAATGTATTTCAAAAGATGCCTCGTATAATAAGGGATATTTCTCAATCAACCGGAAAAAAGATTAACTTGATCACGGAGGGTGAAGATACCGAGATAGATAAAACCATTATTGAGCAAATAAGCGACCCTTTGGTGCATATTATAAGGAATGCAGCCGATCATGGCATAGAGGATACAGAAACTAGAAGAACAAAAGGAAAAAGCCACATAGGAACGATAATCTTAAGGGCATATAACAGGAATAAGCATGTATTTATTGAGGTGGAGGATGATGGAAAAGGTATTGATTCTGTAGAATTGAAGCAAAAAGCTGTAGAGAAGGGCTTTATAAAAAGTACTGAAGCGGATAATATGAGTAGAAGCCAATCGCTGAATTTGATATTTTTTCCAGGCTTCAGTACCGCAAAAAAGGTAACTGAGGTATCGGGGCGTGGAGTTGGAATGGATATAGTCAAGAGCAATATTTCAAAGATTAACGGTTTAATAAATATTGAAAGTGAAGTTGATAAAGGCACAAAAATGGTTATTCAACTTCCTCTTACTCTTGCTGTTTCACGAGGACTTTTGGTAGAAGTGATGAAGGAAAGCTATATTATTCCCATAGAAAACATTGTAGAAACGGTAAAGATAAACATTAACAGTATTCATGAATACAATAAGAAATACTTTACTCATCTTAGGGGTGAAGTTATTGGGGTTGAATGGTTAAGCAGGATATTCATGCTGGATAATAATTGTAATAAAAAAGGTGAAATGGAAGATGAACTTAATTCTGTGATTATATCAAATGGAATTGAAAAGGTTGCAGTAATTGTAGATAAACTAAAAAATGAGCAGGAGTTTGTTGTAAAAACTCTTAGTGATTGTCTGGCATCAATTCCTGGTATATCAGGTTCCACACTTTTAGGGAACGGTCAGGTAGTTCTGATTTTAAATCCAACAGATATTATTAAAATGGCGGATAGAAGTATTGAAATAGAGGGAAGTAATAATTTCTAATGACATTTAGACTCCCCATAGTTTATATTAATACTGTATTCATGAAGCTTAAAGGAGGGATTATCAATGAGAATACTAATTGCAGAAGATGACATTGTGAGTCAGAGTATTTTAGAAGCTTTTCTTACTCCTTGCGGCGTATGCGATGTTGCATCAAACGGTCGTAAAGCATTTGAAGCATTTAAAGCAGCGTGGGAAGAGGGAAGACAGTATGATCTTTTATGCTTAGATATAATGATGCCGGAGATGAGTGGCCAGGAAGTATTATGCAAAAT is drawn from Pseudobacteroides sp. and contains these coding sequences:
- a CDS encoding chemotaxis protein CheA; this translates as MGYTFAGDDLELLKSFIEESTEYIEGLEKEILKLESIDENSDLINDIFRRVHSIKGLSSFLSFVCITKLSHNIEFALDSIRKKKTQVSSELIDCLLESIDLLGSFIYSINERLKDIEGTNGHSEIEIIFASEDKLEHVINNIQNVLENKDVGASNTSFSQPDIDILNSEEFKNKLASGFKEQFVVETIEHIERIEGDLLVKLDKSGEDHNTINELFRCMHSIKGGTGIISSALQSTSPISPVVKNISIVTHSFENILEVFRDKKLVFTKQMVSLGYEVVDYLKACVDAVHSNQYVDISIQDLIEKISKSLDIDQGRENSMISENTYTDESRPKDLSQKSTVLQSIRVGQDKLDKMMNTIAELVTTKNSFMHVSKRLNVEYNIPDLAKEVKEIGFAINRISDELQNTIMSARMVEVRNVFQKMPRIIRDISQSTGKKINLITEGEDTEIDKTIIEQISDPLVHIIRNAADHGIEDTETRRTKGKSHIGTIILRAYNRNKHVFIEVEDDGKGIDSVELKQKAVEKGFIKSTEADNMSRSQSLNLIFFPGFSTAKKVTEVSGRGVGMDIVKSNISKINGLINIESEVDKGTKMVIQLPLTLAVSRGLLVEVMKESYIIPIENIVETVKININSIHEYNKKYFTHLRGEVIGVEWLSRIFMLDNNCNKKGEMEDELNSVIISNGIEKVAVIVDKLKNEQEFVVKTLSDCLASIPGISGSTLLGNGQVVLILNPTDIIKMADRSIEIEGSNNF
- a CDS encoding response regulator, whose translation is MRILIAEDDIVSQSILEAFLTPCGVCDVASNGRKAFEAFKAAWEEGRQYDLLCLDIMMPEMSGQEVLCKIREYEKNEGIAGLDGVKIIMTTALGDSENIRKAFREQCEAYLVKPIEKAKLLNALSELGLI